A window from Cytobacillus sp. FSL H8-0458 encodes these proteins:
- a CDS encoding four-carbon acid sugar kinase family protein, producing MNQISYKDVIDKYPALNQNKLTDLWSSARSDFNVKIIVLDDDPTGIQTVHSIPVYTDWEEETVEMAFKDESQLVFILTNSRSFTEAKAEQVYRLIAKRISYASEKYNIPYLLISRSDSTLRGHYPLETDVLRQTIEEIEGNHVDGEVIIPFFEEGGRLTVHNTHFVQQANSLVPAGETEFAKDRSFGFKSSHLGEWIEEKTKGLYKAEDVLYISLKSIRKLEIDQITEQLMTVSQFRKIVVNALNEDDITVFTIALIKSIQRGQRFLFRTAATFTKVIGDISSRPLLSKEELIKDSINHNGGLVVIGSHVKKTSDQLNILKSVSHLYFIEFDCHLVFNKKLFKKEIDRVRILAEEKVSQGITTVIYTKRERIDLGNNMQEEELQLSVEISNAVTRLVNNFTVKPKFLIAKGGITSSDIGTKGLGVKRATVAGQIAPGVPVWKTGSESKFPFIPYIIFPGNVGTENTLKDVVLNLDA from the coding sequence ATGAACCAAATATCTTATAAAGATGTTATCGATAAATACCCCGCATTAAATCAAAATAAGTTAACAGATTTATGGTCATCTGCCCGTTCAGATTTTAATGTTAAAATAATCGTTTTGGACGATGATCCAACCGGAATTCAAACAGTACACAGTATACCCGTATACACGGATTGGGAAGAAGAAACAGTCGAAATGGCATTTAAGGATGAATCTCAACTCGTTTTTATATTAACCAATTCGAGATCTTTTACTGAAGCGAAGGCAGAACAAGTTTATCGCCTTATTGCAAAAAGAATATCATATGCCTCTGAGAAATATAATATCCCTTATTTATTAATCAGCCGCAGTGATTCAACACTTAGAGGCCACTATCCATTAGAAACTGATGTGCTGCGTCAAACGATTGAAGAGATAGAAGGCAACCACGTGGATGGCGAGGTAATCATCCCCTTCTTTGAAGAAGGAGGAAGACTCACCGTTCATAATACGCATTTTGTACAGCAAGCCAATTCACTCGTTCCAGCTGGTGAAACAGAGTTCGCAAAAGATCGCAGTTTTGGTTTTAAATCCAGCCATTTAGGCGAATGGATCGAGGAAAAAACAAAAGGATTATATAAAGCAGAAGATGTCTTATATATATCTCTTAAATCTATTCGCAAGTTAGAAATAGATCAAATTACGGAGCAGCTTATGACAGTCTCCCAATTCAGAAAAATTGTGGTTAACGCGCTCAATGAGGATGATATTACAGTTTTTACAATTGCATTAATTAAGTCCATTCAAAGAGGCCAGCGTTTTTTGTTCCGGACAGCAGCAACTTTTACAAAAGTGATCGGTGACATATCTTCTCGTCCTTTACTAAGCAAAGAGGAGCTAATTAAGGATTCAATTAATCATAATGGCGGATTAGTTGTTATAGGATCCCATGTAAAAAAAACCTCAGATCAATTGAATATACTAAAATCAGTATCACATCTATATTTTATAGAATTTGACTGCCATCTCGTATTTAATAAAAAACTTTTTAAAAAAGAGATAGACCGAGTACGTATCCTGGCAGAAGAAAAAGTCTCACAAGGAATAACAACAGTCATTTATACAAAAAGAGAGCGGATTGATTTAGGAAATAACATGCAAGAAGAAGAACTACAGCTATCGGTAGAAATCTCCAATGCTGTAACTCGTCTTGTTAATAATTTTACAGTTAAACCCAAGTTCCTTATTGCAAAAGGCGGAATTACATCTAGTGATATAGGAACAAAGGGATTAGGCGTGAAACGCGCAACAGTTGCAGGCCAAATTGCACCCGGAGTACCTGTTTGGAAAACAGGGTCTGAAAGTAAATTCCCTTTTATTCCTTATATTATCTTCCCTGGGAATGTAGGGACAGAGAATACATTAAAAGATGTTGTATTAAATCTAGACGCATGA
- the malX gene encoding maltose/glucose-specific PTS transporter subunit IIBC produces the protein MNTKMKKSSKGWEFFQGLGKTFMLPVALLAFMGLLLGIGSSFTSPATIENLPFLDHNVIQIILRFMSMVGGFAFTYLPLLFAVAIPLGLVRYEKGVAAFAGLIGYIMMHLSINFYLTETDQLAAADVMRQEGQGMVLGIQSLEMGVLGGIIAGILVYLLHQRFHTIKLPNAFAFFGGVRFVPIITSIVMSVAGILIPMIWPLFTMIINGIGSMISNAGAFGPFLFGAGERLLLPFGLHHILVAMIRFTEAGGTMVVNGETVSGALNIFYAQLQSGEPISASATAFLSQGKMPTFMFGLPAVALAMYHTAKPENRKKIKGLLISGVIATFVTGITEPIEFLFLFLAPALYGIHVVLTGLGFMVMALLNVKIGNTDGGILDFFIFGILQGTESKWYLVLAVGLIWFAIYYSVFRYAIIKFNLKTPGREDQTETGESAAPESKDRKTSNQARELLNALGGAENIVSLDNCITRLRLVVDDMKKINEPALKKNGALGVIKLDAHNVQVVIGPQVNHVRVEMDKLIDINEVKSG, from the coding sequence ATGAATACGAAGATGAAGAAGTCTTCAAAAGGGTGGGAGTTTTTCCAGGGGCTTGGAAAGACATTTATGCTTCCTGTTGCACTCTTAGCATTTATGGGTTTGCTTTTAGGTATCGGCAGTTCGTTTACCAGCCCTGCAACCATCGAAAATTTACCGTTTCTAGATCATAACGTGATTCAGATTATCTTACGTTTTATGTCAATGGTTGGCGGTTTTGCTTTTACCTATTTGCCGCTTTTATTTGCTGTAGCGATTCCACTTGGACTAGTCCGTTATGAAAAAGGGGTCGCTGCTTTTGCAGGTCTTATTGGTTATATCATGATGCATTTATCAATTAATTTTTATTTAACAGAAACCGATCAGCTTGCGGCTGCCGATGTGATGAGACAAGAAGGACAAGGGATGGTCCTTGGTATTCAGAGCCTCGAGATGGGTGTTTTAGGCGGGATTATCGCGGGTATTCTTGTTTATTTGCTGCATCAGCGCTTCCATACGATTAAGCTGCCAAACGCCTTTGCTTTCTTTGGTGGCGTTAGATTCGTTCCCATCATTACTTCTATTGTCATGTCAGTCGCAGGTATCCTGATTCCAATGATTTGGCCATTGTTTACCATGATTATAAATGGAATAGGATCGATGATAAGCAATGCTGGTGCGTTTGGTCCGTTTCTATTTGGTGCCGGTGAACGATTGCTTCTTCCGTTTGGCTTACATCATATTTTAGTGGCCATGATTCGCTTTACAGAAGCCGGGGGAACTATGGTGGTAAACGGTGAGACTGTTTCAGGCGCGCTCAATATTTTCTATGCCCAGCTGCAAAGCGGGGAACCTATTAGTGCTTCAGCAACAGCCTTCCTATCACAAGGGAAAATGCCGACTTTTATGTTTGGTCTGCCAGCGGTTGCTTTAGCCATGTACCACACAGCAAAACCTGAGAACCGCAAAAAGATTAAGGGACTTCTAATCTCAGGAGTCATCGCTACTTTTGTAACAGGGATTACAGAGCCGATCGAGTTTCTATTCTTGTTCCTCGCACCAGCTTTATATGGAATCCATGTGGTGTTAACTGGTCTTGGATTTATGGTGATGGCCCTTCTAAATGTGAAAATCGGAAATACCGATGGCGGGATTTTGGACTTCTTTATTTTTGGAATCCTGCAGGGAACTGAATCAAAATGGTATTTGGTTTTAGCAGTGGGGTTGATCTGGTTTGCGATTTATTATTCTGTTTTCCGGTATGCAATTATTAAATTTAATCTAAAGACTCCGGGCAGGGAAGATCAAACGGAAACGGGAGAATCGGCTGCACCAGAAAGTAAGGATCGGAAAACAAGTAATCAGGCAAGAGAATTGTTAAATGCGTTAGGCGGAGCAGAAAATATAGTCTCGCTTGATAACTGTATTACTAGATTACGATTAGTGGTTGATGATATGAAAAAAATCAATGAACCGGCATTGAAGAAAAATGGCGCCCTTGGCGTGATTAAACTGGATGCCCATAATGTTCAAGTGGTCATTGGCCCGCAAGTAAACCATGTTCGAGTTGAAATGGATAAGCTTATAGACATTAATGAAGTGAAGAGTGGATGA
- a CDS encoding MalY/PatB family protein, whose amino-acid sequence MKRHFDQTVNRIGTYCTQWDYMKDRFGSDDLLPFSISDMDFRSPPEMIEAIHKRTDHGIFGYTRWNHDDYKSSITGWYKRRFDIEISIDWVIYSPSVIYSIARLIEILSSESDHVIMQVPAYDAFFHVINESKRELIPNPLLYQNGRYEIDYDDLEKKLLHPKAKVLLLCNPHNPTGRVWTEQELKRIAELCAKYQVKIISDDIHMDITYQDSRFIPITSVADDLQNIYICTSASKTFNTPGLGGSYLLIPNEETRESFMKLLKYRDGVSSAPIFGEISVIEGYRHGDQWVDELCSYLYNNMKLIKEFIDQELPSIQFHIPESTYLAWMDCTELGKTNQELQQALVEVGKVGIMSGAVYGEDRGIFLRMNAGCPQSKIIEGLERLKRSVLSLTP is encoded by the coding sequence ATGAAACGTCATTTTGATCAAACTGTCAATCGAATCGGGACATATTGTACCCAATGGGATTATATGAAGGATCGATTTGGATCAGATGATTTACTGCCTTTCAGCATCTCAGATATGGACTTTCGCAGCCCTCCAGAAATGATTGAGGCGATCCACAAACGCACCGATCATGGGATATTTGGTTATACGAGATGGAACCATGATGATTATAAATCTTCGATTACCGGTTGGTATAAAAGGAGGTTCGATATCGAAATATCAATAGATTGGGTAATCTATAGCCCGAGTGTCATTTATTCGATTGCAAGACTGATCGAAATTTTATCATCTGAAAGCGATCACGTGATTATGCAGGTGCCTGCCTACGATGCTTTTTTTCATGTTATTAACGAATCGAAACGCGAGCTAATTCCTAACCCGCTTTTGTATCAAAATGGAAGATATGAAATTGATTATGATGATTTGGAAAAAAAGCTGCTGCATCCAAAAGCAAAGGTCTTATTGCTTTGCAATCCTCACAACCCGACGGGAAGGGTATGGACAGAGCAGGAGCTAAAAAGAATCGCCGAACTTTGTGCCAAGTACCAGGTAAAGATCATTTCGGATGATATTCATATGGATATTACATACCAGGACAGCCGGTTTATTCCTATTACCAGCGTGGCAGATGATCTGCAAAACATTTATATCTGTACGTCTGCCAGTAAAACCTTTAATACACCCGGATTGGGCGGGTCCTATCTATTGATTCCGAACGAAGAGACGAGAGAAAGCTTTATGAAGCTATTAAAATATAGGGATGGCGTTTCGAGTGCCCCTATTTTTGGAGAAATTTCCGTTATCGAAGGGTATCGTCATGGTGATCAGTGGGTTGATGAGCTATGTTCCTATCTGTATAATAATATGAAATTGATAAAGGAATTCATCGATCAAGAACTGCCATCCATTCAGTTTCATATCCCTGAATCTACGTATTTAGCATGGATGGACTGCACCGAACTTGGGAAGACCAATCAAGAGCTCCAGCAGGCCCTCGTTGAAGTGGGGAAGGTCGGAATCATGTCTGGTGCAGTCTATGGTGAGGACAGAGGAATCTTTTTACGAATGAATGCTGGCTGTCCGCAATCAAAAATTATAGAAGGTTTAGAGAGACTTAAACGCTCGGTTCTATCTCTTACACCGTAA
- a CDS encoding MurR/RpiR family transcriptional regulator, whose translation MQSFMKRLIQHRNQLSQLEKQVLDYIIRYPKKLVHLKLEEAAKEMYVSTATISRTCKRLGFQGFQDFKLQLHLNIRDDAQGVSQGMSESLSFHVKRYEKDIQEVLNRIDEEKLNKAASMMMQARHVEWFGMGHSYSVCWDASKKLLMLGKSSMARMDWDDLRSAALNLRTDDLAIFVSYSGETLNILEYAHILKERGITILSIVGTPSNRLVELSDFVFYTPIEHCYLDNIDMCSRAPFQLFLDLLLVEYRNLISSQRSYYSSD comes from the coding sequence ATGCAATCTTTTATGAAACGGCTGATCCAGCACCGGAATCAATTAAGTCAGCTGGAAAAGCAGGTACTGGATTATATCATCCGCTACCCGAAGAAGCTTGTTCATTTAAAACTCGAAGAAGCAGCAAAGGAAATGTATGTTTCGACTGCTACCATCAGCCGAACCTGTAAAAGACTTGGCTTTCAAGGCTTCCAGGATTTTAAACTCCAGCTGCATTTAAACATTAGGGATGATGCTCAAGGTGTAAGCCAGGGTATGTCAGAATCCTTATCTTTCCATGTTAAACGCTATGAAAAAGATATACAAGAAGTATTAAATAGAATCGATGAAGAGAAGCTTAATAAAGCCGCTTCGATGATGATGCAGGCAAGACATGTAGAATGGTTCGGTATGGGCCATTCCTATTCTGTTTGCTGGGATGCGTCCAAAAAACTGCTGATGTTAGGCAAGAGCAGCATGGCTCGAATGGATTGGGATGATTTACGAAGTGCCGCACTAAACTTAAGAACGGATGACCTTGCTATTTTTGTCTCCTATAGCGGAGAAACCTTAAATATTTTAGAATATGCGCATATCCTAAAAGAACGTGGAATCACGATTCTATCCATCGTCGGAACTCCATCAAATCGTTTAGTGGAACTATCGGATTTTGTTTTTTACACGCCCATTGAACACTGCTACCTTGATAATATTGATATGTGCTCCCGGGCACCCTTTCAACTTTTCCTGGATTTATTGCTGGTAGAATATCGGAACTTGATTAGCAGCCAAAGAAGTTATTATTCGAGCGATTGA
- a CDS encoding bifunctional metallophosphatase/5'-nucleotidase encodes MKLPIKVLSTVALSAALTISTAVPAGLVSANETSASDFTLSLMHTNDSHANMDSAAKKVTAVKEVREAKPDALLVDAGDVFSGTLYFNKFLGQADLKFMNLMGYDIMTFGNHEFDLGASAEGHKALADFVKGAQFSFVSSNVNFSEDANLQGLFSDLISSEPADGKIYNGIIKEVNGEKVGFFGLTTAETASISSPGNVTFENYLEEAEKAVKAFEGMGINKIVAVTHIGYDDNPNVDNDLNLAAQVDGIDVIVGGHSHTQLNAPVVVAADETGAAKDPTVIVQAGQYNNYLGTLDVQFDEAGTVTWHTGQLIKVADKAEDPEAAVLLETYSSQIEELKNTEIGAETLSALENPRTSGDSTEPSVRKNETALGNLITDGMLAKAKQYNSNVIMALQNGGGIRAGIDAGPITVGEVITVLPFGNTLATMEVTGAELKEAFEVSVGQYPAENGGFLHVSGAKVKFDSTKPAGERIVSIEYQNEQGSYTEIQDNQTYTIATNAFTAKGGDGYTVFAKAYQEGRVTDLGLSDWENFADHLSSLGTIKPAVEGRIIDVDSLPPVTELDFEKEYNLTDDKKKKLVVNKVSFINVEETAEIKNGIWLKNSAVLQGDGLKNVSVRVTPKKEPIIVDFSGAEVKEVIVEKSDLVELRGAENIKKISYRK; translated from the coding sequence ATGAAATTACCTATTAAAGTATTATCTACAGTAGCCTTATCAGCAGCATTAACCATCTCAACAGCCGTTCCGGCAGGTCTGGTTTCAGCAAATGAGACTTCAGCTTCAGATTTCACCCTTTCATTAATGCATACCAATGACTCACATGCAAATATGGACAGCGCCGCAAAAAAAGTGACGGCTGTAAAGGAAGTAAGAGAAGCAAAGCCGGATGCCCTGCTTGTTGATGCAGGAGATGTTTTTTCAGGAACTTTATATTTTAATAAATTCCTTGGGCAGGCTGACCTTAAATTTATGAATCTCATGGGCTATGATATTATGACCTTTGGAAATCATGAATTCGATTTGGGTGCAAGTGCAGAAGGTCACAAAGCCCTGGCTGACTTTGTAAAAGGTGCACAATTCTCATTCGTCAGCTCAAACGTAAACTTTTCTGAGGATGCAAACCTGCAGGGATTGTTCAGTGATCTTATATCGAGCGAACCTGCTGATGGAAAAATATATAATGGCATCATCAAAGAAGTTAACGGAGAAAAAGTAGGATTCTTTGGCTTGACTACAGCTGAAACAGCCAGCATTTCCAGTCCGGGTAATGTTACATTTGAAAATTACCTTGAAGAAGCAGAAAAAGCAGTAAAAGCTTTCGAGGGCATGGGAATTAACAAAATAGTAGCTGTCACACATATTGGCTATGATGATAACCCGAATGTGGATAATGACTTAAACCTGGCTGCTCAAGTAGATGGAATTGATGTGATTGTTGGCGGACACAGCCATACGCAATTAAATGCCCCAGTAGTTGTGGCAGCTGACGAAACAGGAGCGGCAAAGGATCCTACAGTTATTGTACAAGCCGGCCAGTACAATAATTATCTCGGAACGCTGGATGTACAATTTGACGAGGCAGGAACAGTAACTTGGCATACAGGCCAGCTTATTAAAGTAGCAGATAAAGCAGAGGACCCTGAGGCAGCAGTGCTGCTTGAAACATACTCCTCACAGATAGAAGAATTAAAAAACACGGAAATCGGAGCAGAAACGCTGTCTGCCCTTGAGAATCCGCGGACAAGCGGAGACAGCACAGAGCCAAGTGTACGGAAAAATGAAACAGCCCTAGGGAACCTGATTACAGACGGCATGCTGGCAAAAGCAAAGCAGTATAACAGCAATGTCATCATGGCGCTCCAAAATGGAGGCGGCATTCGTGCAGGAATTGATGCAGGGCCTATCACTGTTGGCGAAGTAATCACTGTTCTTCCATTTGGCAATACATTAGCCACTATGGAGGTAACGGGAGCTGAATTAAAAGAGGCCTTTGAAGTCAGCGTAGGACAATATCCTGCAGAAAATGGCGGCTTCCTGCACGTGTCCGGTGCAAAAGTAAAATTCGATTCCACTAAACCTGCCGGTGAGCGGATTGTTTCGATTGAATATCAAAATGAACAGGGCAGCTACACTGAAATCCAGGACAATCAAACCTACACAATCGCTACGAATGCTTTTACAGCCAAAGGCGGAGATGGATATACAGTCTTTGCAAAAGCTTACCAGGAGGGCAGAGTAACAGATCTTGGACTTTCCGATTGGGAAAACTTTGCGGATCACCTATCCAGCCTGGGCACAATCAAACCGGCAGTGGAAGGGCGTATTATAGACGTTGACAGCCTGCCTCCAGTAACAGAGCTGGATTTTGAAAAGGAATATAATCTTACGGATGACAAAAAGAAGAAATTGGTAGTGAACAAGGTTTCTTTTATTAATGTAGAAGAAACAGCTGAGATTAAAAATGGCATCTGGCTGAAGAACTCTGCTGTATTGCAGGGTGATGGCCTTAAGAATGTGAGTGTCCGTGTAACGCCAAAGAAAGAGCCAATCATCGTGGACTTTAGCGGTGCAGAAGTGAAAGAAGTCATTGTTGAAAAAAGTGATTTAGTGGAGCTTCGAGGGGCAGAGAATATTAAAAAGATTAGTTATCGCAAGTAA
- a CDS encoding DUF6359 domain-containing protein has translation MIEKQRIKFISFMSIFALILSLFSPFAAASAEEVKSVAEAIADNKGTATVEGYIVGTTASGPKYTHTGPFSVNTNLAIADSPSETDPSKILPVQLPNNSIRTELNLVDNPNYLGKKVQITGSLEAYFSVPGLKSPTAYTFVEDTSTPQVSAVTASPEAGHVKAGTTVELSTSTAGAVIYYTVDGSEPTAESTVYSDPIVINEETTIKAIAVKDALTDSKVSVFQYMIGLEDLRIHDIQGAGHYSQNANQQVLDVEGIVTKVVDSSNFYMQDQQPDADESTSEGILVYKKGHGVMAGDVVSVSGQVKEWVLDGYSDKLKTDLPVTEINAASIENIASGQELPAPVIINKENLPTEIIDNDNLGSFDPEQDGIDFYESLEGMLVQVDNAKVVAPQKYGELVVVPGDVETNTTAGGLRISENDFNPERITLDINNEDFVAKMGDSFKGSIQGVVSYGFSNYKVLSDADTLPEFVEGSATREATSLVPEEDLLTIASYNVENFSTKTDAEKVTRLAEAITDKMKQPDIIGLTEVQDNDGPTDSGTTEADQSAALLIEKIKELGGPAYTYTDIAPENKQDGGQPGGNIRVGFLYNAERVTLSEGEKGSATEAVDFENGKLTLNPGRIDPTNEAFEDSRKALAAQFEFQGESVIVVANHFNSKGGDLPLFGKVQPPVLSSEIQRMKIANVVNGFVKNVKAEDPDANVVLLGDFNDFEFSNPLQALKGEELTNMIEKVPAEERYTYTYQGNAQVLDHILVSNNLAKKTEVDILHINSGFMEEHGRASDHDPVLIQTSLKPAAKPEEPKYDHVFNLVNHHAKKFVAGPHNALVVMDGSSSLSQGLWLKKSAAVKGEGLKHTKVVISSANKGAVVDLTGSEIKEVMIESDKVVEIRGAENVQKWTLGKKADASHIIFKDSDGMEIESPYEEEGAA, from the coding sequence ATGATAGAAAAGCAGCGAATAAAGTTCATTAGCTTTATGAGTATTTTTGCATTAATTCTTAGTCTATTCAGTCCCTTTGCCGCGGCGAGTGCAGAAGAAGTGAAGTCTGTGGCAGAAGCGATTGCAGATAATAAAGGAACAGCAACGGTTGAAGGATATATTGTGGGAACCACCGCAAGCGGTCCAAAATATACCCATACTGGCCCATTTTCAGTGAATACAAATTTGGCCATTGCCGATTCCCCAAGTGAAACAGACCCCAGTAAGATACTGCCGGTTCAATTGCCGAATAATTCTATCAGGACAGAGCTGAATTTAGTGGATAACCCGAATTACCTCGGGAAAAAAGTCCAGATTACAGGCTCTCTTGAAGCATACTTTTCTGTTCCCGGATTAAAGAGCCCAACAGCTTACACGTTTGTAGAAGATACTAGTACACCACAGGTTTCAGCGGTTACAGCTTCCCCTGAGGCGGGCCATGTTAAAGCTGGAACAACAGTAGAACTATCGACCTCCACTGCTGGCGCAGTAATTTATTATACAGTTGATGGATCAGAACCGACTGCTGAAAGCACAGTATATTCTGATCCGATCGTTATTAATGAAGAGACAACGATTAAAGCAATAGCTGTCAAAGACGCCTTAACAGACAGCAAAGTATCTGTATTTCAGTACATGATTGGGCTGGAAGATTTGCGCATTCATGATATTCAAGGTGCAGGCCACTATTCCCAAAATGCGAACCAGCAGGTTTTAGATGTTGAAGGAATTGTCACCAAGGTGGTAGACAGCAGTAATTTCTACATGCAGGATCAGCAGCCTGATGCTGATGAAAGCACATCTGAAGGAATCCTCGTTTATAAAAAGGGTCACGGTGTAATGGCTGGAGATGTGGTATCCGTTTCAGGACAGGTAAAAGAGTGGGTGCTTGATGGCTATTCAGACAAGCTGAAAACAGATCTTCCTGTAACAGAAATCAATGCAGCATCAATCGAGAACATTGCTTCCGGTCAGGAACTCCCTGCTCCGGTGATCATTAACAAAGAAAATCTTCCAACTGAAATTATCGACAATGATAACCTTGGGAGTTTTGATCCAGAACAGGATGGAATCGATTTTTACGAAAGCCTGGAAGGCATGCTGGTTCAAGTGGACAACGCTAAAGTAGTTGCCCCGCAAAAATACGGCGAGCTTGTAGTTGTTCCTGGAGATGTGGAAACGAACACAACGGCAGGTGGACTGCGCATTTCAGAAAACGATTTTAACCCGGAGAGAATCACCCTTGATATTAATAATGAAGATTTTGTTGCCAAAATGGGCGACAGCTTCAAAGGCAGCATCCAGGGTGTTGTCAGCTACGGCTTCAGTAACTATAAAGTATTAAGTGATGCAGACACATTGCCGGAATTCGTGGAAGGCTCTGCGACAAGAGAAGCAACAAGCCTTGTCCCTGAAGAAGATCTATTAACCATCGCGTCTTATAATGTTGAAAACTTCTCAACAAAAACAGATGCAGAAAAGGTAACGAGATTAGCAGAAGCAATCACAGATAAAATGAAACAGCCGGATATCATTGGCCTGACAGAAGTACAGGATAACGACGGACCAACTGATAGCGGCACAACAGAAGCGGACCAAAGTGCAGCATTGCTGATTGAAAAAATAAAAGAGCTTGGCGGACCGGCCTACACTTACACAGACATCGCACCAGAAAATAAGCAGGATGGCGGCCAGCCGGGAGGTAACATCCGTGTCGGCTTCCTATATAATGCAGAACGGGTAACATTGTCGGAAGGCGAAAAAGGCTCTGCAACCGAAGCAGTTGATTTTGAAAACGGCAAACTGACGCTAAACCCAGGGCGTATTGATCCAACAAATGAAGCCTTTGAAGATAGCCGCAAAGCATTGGCAGCACAGTTCGAATTCCAGGGCGAAAGCGTCATTGTTGTTGCTAACCATTTTAACTCGAAAGGCGGAGATCTTCCGTTATTCGGAAAAGTGCAGCCTCCTGTCTTAAGCAGTGAAATCCAGCGCATGAAAATAGCTAATGTTGTGAATGGTTTTGTAAAGAATGTAAAAGCGGAAGACCCTGATGCAAATGTAGTCCTGCTTGGCGATTTTAACGATTTTGAGTTCTCCAATCCTTTACAGGCACTAAAGGGCGAAGAACTGACTAATATGATTGAAAAAGTTCCGGCAGAAGAGCGATACACCTATACGTACCAGGGAAATGCACAGGTGCTCGATCACATTTTAGTATCCAACAACCTGGCCAAGAAAACAGAAGTGGATATTCTTCATATCAACTCAGGCTTCATGGAAGAGCACGGCCGTGCAAGTGACCATGACCCGGTCCTGATTCAGACAAGCTTAAAGCCGGCAGCAAAACCGGAAGAGCCTAAATATGATCATGTTTTCAATCTGGTAAACCACCATGCGAAGAAATTCGTGGCAGGGCCACATAATGCATTAGTTGTAATGGACGGCTCCTCCAGCCTCTCGCAAGGTCTATGGCTGAAGAAATCAGCTGCAGTTAAAGGCGAAGGCCTGAAACATACAAAAGTGGTCATCAGCTCCGCCAACAAAGGGGCAGTTGTTGACCTGACAGGCTCAGAGATTAAAGAAGTCATGATCGAAAGTGACAAAGTCGTGGAAATCCGCGGCGCTGAAAATGTGCAGAAATGGACACTTGGGAAAAAAGCGGACGCGTCACATATCATTTTCAAAGATTCGGATGGAATGGAAATAGAGTCTCCTTATGAGGAAGAAGGAGCGGCATAA
- a CDS encoding 3D domain-containing protein, translated as MKKLVIYLITAVFLSFGFSNVTSAAGNTYTVKKGDTLWAISKKHNVSVQQIKSWNKLTSDTIKPKQVLKVTGTSAKAAAPKKTAVKAASTKAYKEIKVKATAYTASCKGCSGITYTGINLKKNPNAKVISVDPKVIPLGTKVYVPGYGEAIAADKGSAVKGNKIDVFIPNKQRALQWGSKTVTIKVYK; from the coding sequence ATGAAGAAACTAGTAATCTATCTAATCACAGCTGTTTTTCTATCGTTTGGATTTTCCAATGTCACTTCAGCCGCAGGAAATACGTATACAGTAAAAAAGGGAGATACGCTTTGGGCCATCTCTAAAAAACATAATGTTTCTGTACAGCAAATTAAATCATGGAATAAATTAACTTCAGATACAATTAAACCAAAGCAAGTGCTTAAAGTTACTGGAACTTCAGCGAAAGCTGCAGCACCTAAAAAGACAGCTGTAAAGGCTGCATCAACGAAAGCCTATAAAGAAATTAAAGTGAAAGCGACTGCCTACACTGCCAGCTGCAAAGGCTGCAGCGGCATTACTTATACAGGAATCAACCTGAAAAAGAACCCGAATGCCAAGGTTATTTCAGTTGATCCTAAAGTAATCCCACTAGGTACAAAAGTATATGTTCCAGGATACGGGGAAGCAATTGCAGCAGACAAAGGCTCTGCAGTAAAAGGAAATAAAATTGACGTCTTTATCCCGAACAAACAGCGTGCTCTTCAATGGGGCAGCAAAACGGTTACTATAAAAGTTTATAAGTAG